The following coding sequences are from one Bacteroidota bacterium window:
- a CDS encoding PorP/SprF family type IX secretion system membrane protein, whose amino-acid sequence MKKVILIVGGFLIVGGNVFSQDLHFSQYNENPSLLNPALTGSSYVMRASVIYKDQWRSVTVPYKTFGASFDMKFKASNWDKVDPFKTRTFKKSFNRLSGGLSFYSDKAGDGNMGTNLVNLSFATFIKGGEHSSFSLGLQGSGVQKTIDYSKLIFSNQYNGSTGYDQTIANGEQYGSRSFFYADVAAGLLWNYVKEESSIGENNHIKADAGFAMFHINKPKQKFLVGTNEKLFSKYVVHGKLLIGIPRSNVGVAPSFIYQKQGPTTEIIGGLMVKYYLKDDSKYTGYIKRSSIGLGVYYRYKDAIIANVMVEMGQYAIGFSYDINTSALTKVSTLRGGPEIMLRFNSANPFLFQKRH is encoded by the coding sequence ATGAAAAAAGTAATTTTAATAGTAGGAGGTTTTTTGATTGTAGGTGGAAACGTGTTTTCGCAAGATTTACACTTTTCTCAATACAATGAAAATCCTTCTTTACTCAACCCCGCTCTTACAGGATCTTCATATGTAATGAGAGCATCTGTAATTTATAAAGATCAGTGGCGTAGTGTAACTGTTCCTTATAAAACATTCGGTGCTTCTTTCGATATGAAGTTTAAAGCCAGTAACTGGGATAAAGTGGATCCATTTAAAACACGTACGTTTAAAAAGTCGTTCAATCGTTTGTCAGGTGGACTTTCTTTCTACAGCGATAAAGCGGGTGATGGAAACATGGGAACAAATTTGGTGAACCTTTCTTTTGCTACTTTTATTAAAGGGGGAGAACATTCTTCTTTTTCATTGGGGTTACAAGGAAGTGGTGTTCAAAAAACTATTGATTATTCGAAACTTATTTTTTCTAATCAATACAACGGCTCTACCGGTTATGATCAAACTATCGCAAACGGGGAGCAGTATGGTTCCAGAAGCTTTTTTTATGCCGATGTAGCAGCCGGTTTATTGTGGAATTATGTTAAAGAAGAATCATCAATTGGTGAAAACAATCATATTAAAGCTGATGCAGGGTTCGCCATGTTTCACATCAACAAACCAAAACAAAAGTTTTTAGTGGGAACAAATGAAAAATTATTTTCTAAATATGTTGTTCATGGAAAATTGTTGATTGGTATTCCTCGCTCTAATGTAGGTGTTGCACCTAGTTTTATCTATCAAAAACAAGGACCAACAACCGAGATTATTGGTGGTTTAATGGTGAAATATTATTTGAAAGACGACTCGAAATACACCGGTTATATTAAACGTTCTTCTATTGGCTTAGGTGTTTATTATCGTTACAAAGATGCCATCATTGCAAATGTGATGGTTGAGATGGGTCAATATGCGATTGGTTTCAGTTACGATATCAATACTTCTGCTTTAACAAAAGTAAGTACATTGAGAGGTGGACCGGAAATTATGCTTCGTTTTAACTCTGCGAATCCTTTCTTATTCCAGAAACGTCATTAA
- a CDS encoding gliding motility-associated C-terminal domain-containing protein has product MVKSKFLLSCAMVLAFCAIKTNVNAQITMVGPDGYVAGTSIEFGVRGLGGFEGVDALVSPPPAAMHLRSANNLFGFVANPQLNAWAGSAFDGDFFTPGSPENGWGFEIGTTGSAATGTLGGNNCSYLQQINGAITGSSTVFNCYNMDWEGDATSGTNLHFKINYFLQQTDLFYTTTVSITNNTSAMIPELYYYRNVDPDNNQEIGAGFTTVNTIVDNPPSSLCNLAHVQATQATPWNSYLGFAAIGANWRATYGGFSNRDASNIWNNVGFTQAPGSTNTADEAISLAYKITNLAPGATETFKFLIILDAAAANGAINNSLYFTYPGSGTAPPSVCTPYVDTVRTCGGPVPITITGPIVGDYTWTWTPTAGLTPPTGPSVVANPSVTTTYIATGTPLNSCVTPASLTFVVLITPGGGSNPYITPVGPMCVSDPPVTFAVDSAGGTWTSTPTCGACLNATTGVFNPTLAGAGTYLITYTTLNSCNSTDTMMVTVSGSNPTITAPAAVCAGSAPYTMTAASTGGTWSATCGTCINPTTGLFDPALAGTFTVTYTIAGTCTAVDTQLVVVNPTVPPTTGISYTSPVCIAGANPTLTTVPGFTTGGSYSVTPAGLSIGTTTGAVNLSASSPGTYTITYSFPATGCGPAGSSTTTLVVNPEIIPVLGFTYPTVCATDTADAVPTLAAGFTPGGIFSASPSGVVINPTTGVIDVNNSTPGTYTVSYTVPQDTATCDAAGTGTATFTINPLPSILMGPEQTIWVGDGAWIFATGGTSYSWSPSAYLSCPTCDSTVATPPETTEFCVIVTELGCIDSACVKVNVEIPCPSNRNLGVPNAFSPNNDGVNDAFCLDGWGDCISKFNIVIFDRWGEKVFESADPDFCWDGIYKGKALDPAVFVYFIKATYETAGATPISPTGVVEANRTGNISLVR; this is encoded by the coding sequence ATGGTAAAAAGTAAATTTCTTCTTAGTTGCGCAATGGTTTTGGCATTCTGCGCTATTAAAACGAATGTAAACGCTCAAATTACAATGGTAGGGCCGGACGGTTATGTTGCAGGAACAAGCATTGAGTTTGGTGTTCGTGGATTAGGCGGATTTGAAGGTGTTGATGCTTTGGTGTCTCCTCCTCCAGCAGCGATGCACTTGCGTTCGGCAAATAACTTATTCGGATTTGTGGCCAACCCGCAGCTAAATGCTTGGGCAGGTTCAGCATTCGATGGTGACTTTTTTACCCCGGGTAGTCCGGAAAACGGTTGGGGATTTGAAATCGGAACAACCGGTTCTGCTGCAACAGGAACTTTAGGTGGAAATAACTGTTCGTATTTACAACAAATAAATGGTGCCATTACCGGCAGCAGTACTGTGTTCAACTGTTACAACATGGATTGGGAAGGGGATGCAACATCTGGAACAAATCTTCACTTTAAAATCAACTACTTTTTACAACAAACGGATTTGTTTTATACAACAACTGTATCGATTACGAATAATACATCAGCAATGATTCCTGAATTGTATTACTACAGAAATGTGGATCCGGATAACAACCAAGAGATTGGTGCAGGATTTACAACTGTAAATACGATTGTCGATAATCCTCCATCTTCTTTGTGTAACTTGGCTCACGTTCAAGCAACTCAGGCAACACCATGGAACTCGTATTTAGGATTTGCTGCAATTGGTGCGAATTGGAGAGCAACCTATGGTGGTTTCTCTAATCGTGATGCGTCCAATATTTGGAATAACGTTGGCTTTACGCAAGCACCAGGTTCAACAAACACCGCAGATGAGGCTATCTCATTGGCGTATAAGATTACCAATTTAGCTCCAGGAGCGACAGAAACATTCAAATTTTTAATCATTTTGGATGCAGCAGCTGCGAATGGTGCGATTAACAACTCATTGTACTTTACATATCCAGGTTCTGGAACTGCGCCTCCATCTGTTTGTACTCCTTATGTGGATACAGTTAGAACGTGTGGTGGACCAGTGCCTATTACCATTACCGGTCCGATTGTAGGAGATTATACTTGGACATGGACACCAACTGCAGGTTTAACACCACCAACAGGTCCTTCTGTAGTTGCAAATCCATCAGTAACTACTACTTATATTGCAACAGGAACTCCGCTTAATTCGTGTGTGACTCCTGCATCGTTAACATTCGTTGTTTTGATTACACCGGGCGGTGGAAGCAATCCTTACATCACCCCGGTCGGACCAATGTGCGTCTCGGATCCTCCGGTCACGTTTGCAGTCGATTCAGCTGGTGGTACTTGGACCTCCACTCCTACATGTGGTGCATGTTTAAATGCAACAACCGGGGTGTTTAATCCAACGCTTGCCGGTGCTGGAACTTACTTAATAACCTATACAACTCTTAATTCATGTAACTCAACAGATACCATGATGGTTACGGTGAGCGGCTCAAACCCAACTATTACAGCTCCGGCTGCGGTTTGCGCAGGTTCTGCACCATATACAATGACGGCAGCCTCAACAGGTGGAACATGGTCTGCTACATGTGGTACATGTATTAATCCGACTACAGGTTTATTCGATCCGGCATTGGCAGGAACGTTTACAGTTACCTATACGATTGCTGGTACTTGTACTGCAGTGGATACACAATTGGTTGTTGTGAACCCTACAGTTCCTCCAACTACAGGTATATCCTATACATCACCAGTTTGTATTGCAGGTGCTAACCCTACATTGACAACTGTTCCAGGATTTACTACAGGTGGTTCATACAGTGTAACACCTGCAGGATTATCTATTGGTACTACAACAGGTGCCGTTAACTTGTCTGCAAGTTCTCCTGGTACTTATACAATAACATATTCATTCCCTGCAACAGGTTGCGGACCGGCAGGATCGAGTACAACTACATTGGTGGTGAATCCAGAAATCATTCCAGTACTAGGTTTCACTTATCCTACAGTTTGTGCAACAGATACTGCAGATGCAGTTCCTACTTTAGCAGCAGGCTTTACACCAGGAGGAATATTCTCAGCTTCACCTTCAGGTGTAGTTATCAACCCAACAACAGGGGTAATTGATGTGAATAATAGTACTCCAGGTACGTATACGGTTTCTTATACAGTTCCACAGGATACAGCAACATGTGATGCAGCAGGCACAGGTACTGCAACATTCACCATTAATCCATTACCATCTATTTTAATGGGTCCAGAACAAACCATTTGGGTTGGCGATGGCGCTTGGATTTTTGCAACAGGTGGAACATCTTATTCATGGAGCCCTAGTGCATACTTAAGCTGTCCAACTTGTGATAGTACTGTTGCAACTCCTCCTGAAACAACTGAATTCTGTGTAATTGTAACCGAATTGGGTTGTATTGATAGTGCTTGTGTAAAAGTGAATGTTGAAATTCCTTGTCCAAGTAACAGAAACTTAGGTGTTCCAAATGCATTTAGTCCGAACAATGACGGTGTGAATGACGCCTTCTGTTTAGATGGTTGGGGTGATTGTATCTCAAAATTCAACATCGTGATTTTTGATCGTTGGGGAGAAAAAGTATTTGAATCAGCGGATCCGGATTTCTGTTGGGATGGTATTTACAAAGGTAAAGCCTTAGATCCTGCAGTATTTGTTTACTTCATTAAAGCAACTTACGAAACAGCTGGTGCTACACCGATTAGCCCTACTGGGGTTGTGGAAGCAAACAGAACAGGAAACATTTCTCTTGTGCGATAA
- a CDS encoding succinate dehydrogenase cytochrome b subunit — translation MSNTSANFIQSSLGKKLLMGLTGLFLISFLVVHATLNSFIFAMDGGELFNQGALFMATNPIIRIMEIVLFIGIVLHIVQALILTLKNQKARPVKYAVTDGKANSKWYSRSMGILGSLLLMFLVIHLSHFWVGTKAAQFGGTIQEHNTYLEIIEVFHNPLNVLVYLFGVISLGYHLAHGFQSAFQTLGLNHPKYTPVIKKLGLWFSIIITIVFATMPLTVFFGCVK, via the coding sequence ATGAGTAATACATCTGCAAATTTTATTCAATCATCACTCGGAAAAAAGCTATTAATGGGCTTAACAGGTCTGTTTTTGATTTCTTTTCTTGTTGTTCACGCAACATTGAACTCTTTTATTTTTGCCATGGATGGTGGCGAATTATTTAATCAAGGGGCACTTTTTATGGCAACCAACCCAATTATCCGCATCATGGAAATTGTGTTGTTTATCGGAATCGTTTTACACATCGTTCAAGCGTTAATTTTGACTTTGAAAAATCAAAAAGCTCGACCAGTAAAGTATGCTGTAACCGATGGCAAAGCAAATAGCAAATGGTATTCTCGCTCCATGGGAATTTTAGGTTCGTTACTGTTGATGTTTTTAGTTATTCACCTTTCTCATTTTTGGGTAGGCACGAAAGCAGCACAATTTGGAGGAACAATTCAAGAACACAATACTTATCTAGAAATTATTGAAGTATTTCACAATCCATTAAATGTTTTAGTGTATTTATTTGGTGTTATTTCTTTGGGATATCATTTAGCACATGGATTTCAATCTGCTTTTCAAACATTAGGACTCAATCATCCAAAATATACGCCTGTAATCAAAAAGTTGGGCCTTTGGTTTTCAATCATCATCACCATCGTTTTTGCTACAATGCCATTAACGGTGTTTTTTGGTTGTGTTAAATAA
- a CDS encoding gliding motility-associated C-terminal domain-containing protein produces the protein MNKVKKNKRLFLNAVALTVFSFFQVALSTAQITMVGPDGYVKGTSVEYGIRGIGGFEGVDVLTSPVPAGMHLRSANNLFGFVANPQLNAWAGSAFDGDFFTPGSPENGWGFEIGTTGSAATGTLAGNNCSYLQQINGAITGNSTVFNCYNVDWEGDATSGTNLHFKINYFLQQTDLFYTTTVSITNNTGAMIPELYYYRNVDPDNNQEVGAGFTTVNTIVDNPPSSVCNLAHVQATQATPWNSYLGFAAIGANWRATYGGFSNRDASNIWNNVGFTQAPGSTNTADEAISLAYKITNLAPGATETFKFLVILDAASANNAINNSLYFTYPGSATSPPSVCTPYVDTVRTCGSAVPISITGPIVGDYTWTWTPTAGLTPPTGPSVIANPIVTTTYTATGTPLNTCVNPVTLTFVVLVTPSTGNNPVIVPVAPVCQTTPAFALAVDSTGGTWLGTGITSPTLGTFDPAIAGPGTHLITYYTNNPCNNIDTLNITVLGSASATITQPAAVCEGTAPFNLVAGAPGGVWSGTGITNTALGTFDPTTAGAFTIQYDIAGTCPSTDTVIVTVNPVFDATITPVGPLCVASPAFNLTAVDAGGAWTGTGITSVGLGTFNPAIAGIGTHTITYTISGPCPAVDTVIVTVLAVYNATITNVGAMCISAPAFNMVAASPGGTWTGTGITNAATGTFDPATAGAGVHTITYTIPGLCGTNDTALVTVVALPVISFTTDTTEGCDPTTISFVGTTDQPGGVFYWDFGVLTTFADTSHLSNPTYQYPTGVYTVSMTYTNTLGCVQNVVSTNLITIHARPVAAFTMNPNPVDIIEPTVNFYDMSSSASPITNWAWVFQPGATSIAQNPVYSYTTEGVYPVELTITNMYGCKDTVVEFLTVNPVYLMYAPNAFTPNGDGLNDVFLVEGEGIDPNNFEMMIFDRWGERIFRSTDMKTGWNGAKNNSGKLVQEDVYVYKIVLKDWAGKRHQFIGHVTIVK, from the coding sequence ATGAATAAAGTCAAAAAAAATAAACGATTGTTTTTAAATGCAGTAGCTTTAACTGTATTTTCTTTCTTTCAAGTTGCCTTGTCTACAGCGCAAATCACGATGGTTGGACCAGATGGTTATGTGAAAGGAACAAGTGTTGAATATGGAATTCGCGGAATAGGCGGATTTGAAGGGGTAGATGTTTTAACATCACCTGTTCCTGCAGGTATGCACTTGCGATCAGCAAATAACTTATTTGGATTTGTGGCCAATCCTCAGCTAAATGCTTGGGCAGGTTCAGCATTCGATGGTGACTTTTTTACTCCTGGTAGTCCGGAAAACGGCTGGGGATTTGAAATCGGAACAACAGGTTCAGCTGCTACCGGCACTTTGGCGGGAAACAACTGTTCTTACCTGCAACAAATAAATGGTGCAATTACAGGAAACAGCACTGTGTTTAATTGTTACAATGTAGATTGGGAAGGGGATGCAACCTCAGGGACAAACCTTCACTTTAAGATCAACTACTTTTTACAGCAAACCGATTTATTTTATACAACTACCGTATCCATTACTAATAATACAGGTGCAATGATCCCTGAATTGTATTACTACAGAAATGTGGATCCAGATAATAATCAGGAGGTTGGTGCAGGATTTACGACTGTAAATACGATTGTGGACAACCCACCAAGTTCGGTATGTAACTTAGCACACGTGCAAGCAACTCAGGCAACTCCATGGAACTCCTATTTAGGATTTGCAGCAATTGGTGCCAATTGGAGAGCAACCTATGGTGGTTTCTCTAATCGTGATGCATCCAATATTTGGAACAACGTAGGCTTTACACAAGCACCGGGTTCAACCAACACCGCAGATGAGGCTATTTCTTTGGCGTATAAGATTACCAATTTAGCTCCGGGAGCAACAGAAACATTTAAGTTCTTGGTAATTTTGGATGCTGCTTCAGCAAACAATGCCATCAACAACTCATTGTATTTTACATATCCTGGATCGGCTACATCTCCTCCTTCCGTATGTACTCCATATGTGGACACAGTTAGAACATGCGGTTCGGCAGTGCCTATTTCAATTACTGGTCCGATTGTAGGAGATTATACTTGGACATGGACACCAACAGCAGGTTTAACGCCACCGACTGGCCCATCTGTTATTGCGAATCCTATTGTTACAACAACGTATACAGCAACAGGAACTCCATTAAATACATGTGTAAACCCAGTTACATTAACATTTGTGGTTCTTGTAACACCAAGTACAGGTAATAATCCTGTAATTGTTCCGGTAGCACCGGTCTGCCAAACTACTCCAGCCTTTGCACTTGCTGTCGATTCAACAGGTGGAACATGGCTTGGAACAGGAATTACCAGTCCAACACTTGGAACATTTGATCCTGCTATTGCCGGACCTGGTACACACTTGATTACTTATTATACCAACAATCCTTGTAATAATATTGATACGTTAAATATTACAGTCTTGGGTAGCGCGAGTGCAACCATTACACAGCCTGCAGCGGTATGTGAAGGAACTGCACCATTCAACTTAGTTGCTGGAGCTCCGGGCGGAGTTTGGTCTGGGACTGGAATTACAAATACCGCTCTAGGAACATTTGATCCTACAACGGCTGGTGCATTCACCATTCAATATGATATTGCAGGAACTTGTCCTTCTACAGATACTGTTATTGTTACTGTAAATCCTGTTTTTGATGCAACCATTACGCCTGTTGGACCGCTTTGTGTGGCTTCTCCAGCTTTCAATTTAACAGCTGTTGATGCTGGTGGTGCATGGACAGGCACTGGTATTACCAGCGTAGGTTTAGGAACATTCAATCCGGCTATTGCAGGTATTGGAACGCATACAATCACCTATACTATTTCGGGACCATGTCCTGCAGTTGATACTGTAATTGTTACTGTTTTAGCGGTATACAATGCAACCATTACCAATGTAGGTGCTATGTGTATCAGTGCACCAGCATTCAATATGGTAGCTGCTTCACCAGGTGGTACTTGGACCGGTACAGGAATTACAAATGCTGCTACTGGAACATTTGATCCGGCAACAGCAGGTGCAGGGGTTCATACAATTACCTATACCATTCCTGGACTATGTGGTACAAATGATACTGCATTAGTAACCGTTGTGGCATTACCTGTCATTTCATTTACTACAGATACAACGGAAGGTTGTGATCCAACAACGATTTCTTTTGTTGGTACAACAGATCAACCGGGTGGTGTATTTTATTGGGATTTCGGAGTGTTAACTACTTTTGCAGATACATCACATTTGTCAAATCCTACGTATCAATATCCAACTGGAGTGTATACGGTATCAATGACCTACACCAATACACTTGGTTGTGTTCAAAATGTAGTAAGTACGAACTTGATAACTATCCATGCTCGACCGGTTGCAGCATTTACAATGAATCCGAATCCTGTGGATATCATTGAACCGACTGTAAACTTTTATGACATGAGCTCGAGTGCAAGTCCGATTACCAACTGGGCTTGGGTATTCCAGCCGGGAGCAACGTCTATTGCACAAAATCCAGTTTATTCATACACTACTGAAGGAGTATATCCGGTTGAATTAACCATTACAAACATGTATGGTTGTAAAGATACAGTAGTGGAATTTTTAACGGTAAACCCTGTATACTTGATGTATGCACCAAATGCATTTACTCCAAATGGTGATGGATTAAATGATGTATTTTTGGTGGAAG